Proteins encoded within one genomic window of Prochlorococcus marinus str. MIT 9515:
- a CDS encoding DUF4335 domain-containing protein, producing the protein MLQNKISFNQSSVSLEIIGLPDYSNNENIDNISIISQWKLMIIDKPVIEGNIDHLSSVMKAFYSYSISFLHDEIALYESSFIDIKPQNYYTHILHLKSSKPEVKPLNIKIGNSTLADIISCFDQLTSSSQVKKISSSEFKRLKKKKKKNLLDKKNISNLLLPPLVSLFSIFLVSTAFIYFYDGNDSDSNRSLLKNKNKLISIESINKLL; encoded by the coding sequence ATGTTGCAAAATAAAATTTCATTTAATCAATCATCAGTCAGTCTTGAAATTATTGGATTACCTGATTATTCGAATAACGAAAATATAGATAATATATCAATTATTTCTCAATGGAAACTTATGATTATTGACAAACCAGTTATTGAGGGAAACATAGATCATCTAAGTTCGGTAATGAAGGCATTCTATTCTTATTCTATTTCTTTTTTACATGATGAAATCGCATTATATGAGTCAAGTTTTATAGATATTAAACCTCAAAATTACTATACACATATTCTCCATTTAAAAAGTTCAAAACCTGAGGTTAAGCCATTAAATATTAAAATTGGCAATTCAACATTAGCAGACATAATCTCTTGCTTTGATCAATTAACCTCTTCAAGTCAAGTGAAAAAAATATCTTCTAGTGAATTTAAAAGGTTAAAGAAAAAAAAGAAAAAAAATTTATTGGATAAAAAAAATATTTCAAATTTATTATTGCCACCATTAGTTTCCTTATTCTCCATTTTTCTTGTATCTACTGCTTTCATCTATTTTTATGATGGAAATGATAGTGATAGTAATCGCTCATTATTAAAGAATAAAAACAAACTTATTAGCATTGAATCCATAAACAAGTTACTATAA
- the mfd gene encoding transcription-repair coupling factor, whose product MSLNSLISYISNSQIITELVKRIEKNKELNIIGSSRYAKSIIINSLAKKENKNIILVSPNEEIAYKWYGYFNSIGNRNILYYPPSKNLPYGSINKSKETEYSQLSVISKLINNDKEEKNIIITTERSLQPHLIKKNIFKQKIITLNKGLAIEIKELTSQLVSLGYNKENLTSQEGSWSRRGEIIDIYPVNNELPIRIEFFDNIIDKIREYDPVTQRTLDSINKVEIVQVGYNSLIREKLELLSDEGVFNSEEITTKNNLDRYLGIIEEYPSNLINYINEDSIIVIDEIDDCTKFANNWYIESVNNFDHFKDEITQNLRSNNINIKVKPNLHEKFEYILKTFSDFIVINLYEFESKRNLDNRFLLSDKRINSSSKNIGKLSKEINKFILNKDKVWILSAQPLRTRSLLFEHDCNTNYLEKPNDLDNAYKLIDIPTPVIIKNKNNYEIEGFYLPIWKIILITDKELFSQQALFNNVFIRRRKRSVNSNINVNKINPGDYIVHKNHGIGQFLKLEKINITGESRDYLVIKYLDGKISVAADQLGSINRYRSTGKIMPKINKLGGAEWLKIKDKNRKIIKKVAYDILKLYAKREKLKGHIYPEDGPWQKELEESFPYQPTPDQLTAVKEIKIDMESDKPMDRLVCGDVGFGKTEVAVRAIFKAITSGKQVILLAPTTILAQQHWRTFNNRFSPYPIKVSLLNRFKTSSEKKDIYAGLKNNKIDLVVATHQILGKEIEIKNLGLLVIDEEQRFGVRQKEKIKNIKTNIDVLTLSATPIPRTLYMSLSGLRQMSLLNTPPPSRRSIKTYLSEIDMDVIRTAISQELDRGGQIFYVLPRISDIDQAVNKLTNMFNDLKFIVAHGQMNEIDLENAMIAFNNGEVDLMICTTIIESGLDIPKVNTIIIEDSHKFGLSQLYQLRGRVGRSGIQAHAWLFYPNLNNINEASKQRLKAIKDFSELGSGYQLAMKDMEIRGVGSLLGEEQSGKVNAIGYDLYIEMLHEAISEINGQEIPEVKDTQVDLPINAFIPATWILNREEKLDAYKEATECNTHKELTELATDWSNRYGVLPKPVESLILLMKLKLLAKKCGFNKIKLKKPNIIIETRLKISTFKLIKKALPTNIQNKFSFEEDDQFSKITIRGIGITDIQNQIDQLIYWLGLFVNEINNFDKNTVESKNLNIK is encoded by the coding sequence ATGAGTTTAAACTCCTTAATTAGTTATATTTCAAATTCACAAATTATAACAGAGTTAGTAAAAAGAATTGAAAAAAATAAAGAACTAAATATCATTGGGTCTAGTAGATATGCAAAATCTATTATTATAAATAGTTTAGCAAAAAAAGAAAATAAAAATATTATACTTGTGAGCCCTAATGAAGAAATTGCTTATAAATGGTATGGATATTTTAATAGTATAGGTAACAGAAATATCTTATATTATCCACCTAGTAAAAATTTACCTTACGGATCAATTAATAAATCAAAAGAGACTGAATATTCACAGTTATCAGTTATCTCAAAACTAATAAATAATGACAAAGAAGAAAAAAATATAATAATAACAACTGAAAGATCTCTTCAACCACATTTAATTAAAAAAAATATATTTAAGCAAAAAATAATAACACTTAATAAGGGTTTAGCTATAGAAATAAAAGAGTTAACAAGTCAGTTAGTTTCATTAGGTTATAACAAGGAAAATCTTACTTCACAGGAAGGTTCTTGGAGCAGAAGAGGAGAAATAATTGATATATACCCAGTTAACAATGAACTACCCATAAGAATAGAATTCTTCGATAATATTATTGATAAAATTAGAGAATATGATCCAGTAACTCAAAGAACGTTAGATAGTATTAATAAAGTTGAGATTGTACAGGTTGGATATAATTCATTAATAAGAGAAAAGTTAGAACTACTATCAGACGAAGGGGTTTTTAATTCAGAAGAAATAACAACTAAAAATAATCTAGATAGATACTTAGGAATAATTGAAGAATATCCATCTAATCTTATAAATTATATAAATGAAGATTCAATTATTGTTATAGATGAAATAGATGACTGCACTAAATTTGCAAACAATTGGTATATTGAATCAGTTAATAATTTTGATCATTTCAAAGATGAAATTACTCAAAACTTACGGTCCAATAATATAAATATAAAAGTTAAACCTAATCTACATGAAAAATTCGAGTATATATTAAAAACATTCAGTGATTTTATTGTAATAAACTTGTATGAATTTGAATCAAAGAGAAATTTAGATAACAGATTTCTTTTATCAGATAAACGTATAAATTCATCCTCTAAAAACATAGGTAAACTTTCAAAAGAAATTAATAAATTTATCTTAAATAAAGATAAAGTCTGGATATTATCTGCACAGCCATTAAGAACAAGGAGTTTACTCTTTGAACATGATTGCAATACTAATTATTTGGAAAAACCTAATGATCTTGATAACGCTTATAAATTAATAGATATTCCTACACCAGTTATTATTAAAAATAAAAACAACTATGAAATAGAAGGTTTTTATCTCCCAATATGGAAGATAATTTTAATAACAGATAAGGAATTATTTTCACAACAAGCTTTATTTAATAATGTCTTTATAAGGAGAAGAAAAAGGAGCGTAAATTCAAATATAAATGTTAATAAAATTAATCCTGGAGACTATATAGTTCATAAAAATCATGGTATTGGACAATTCTTAAAATTAGAAAAAATAAATATAACAGGTGAATCAAGAGACTATCTAGTTATTAAATATCTTGATGGAAAAATAAGTGTTGCTGCTGATCAACTAGGGAGCATAAACAGATATAGATCTACTGGTAAAATTATGCCCAAAATAAATAAATTAGGAGGAGCAGAATGGTTAAAAATTAAAGATAAAAATAGAAAAATAATAAAAAAAGTTGCTTATGATATTCTAAAACTTTACGCAAAAAGAGAGAAACTTAAAGGCCATATATATCCTGAAGATGGACCGTGGCAAAAAGAATTAGAAGAGTCATTCCCTTACCAACCTACTCCTGATCAACTAACAGCCGTGAAGGAAATCAAAATTGATATGGAAAGTGATAAACCTATGGATAGATTAGTTTGTGGAGACGTTGGTTTCGGAAAAACAGAAGTAGCAGTAAGAGCAATTTTTAAAGCAATTACATCAGGGAAGCAAGTGATTTTACTTGCTCCAACAACAATTTTAGCTCAACAACATTGGAGAACTTTTAATAATAGATTTTCACCTTATCCAATAAAAGTTTCTTTACTTAATAGATTTAAAACTAGTAGTGAGAAAAAAGATATTTATGCTGGTTTAAAAAATAATAAGATTGATTTAGTTGTAGCCACTCATCAAATTTTAGGAAAAGAAATCGAAATAAAAAATTTAGGATTGCTTGTTATTGATGAAGAACAAAGATTTGGAGTTAGACAAAAAGAAAAAATTAAAAATATTAAAACTAATATTGACGTGTTAACTCTATCGGCCACACCAATACCACGGACCCTTTACATGAGTTTGTCTGGCCTTAGACAAATGAGTTTATTAAATACTCCTCCACCATCCAGAAGATCAATTAAAACATATTTATCTGAAATTGATATGGATGTAATCAGAACTGCAATAAGTCAAGAACTTGATAGAGGTGGTCAAATCTTTTACGTTCTTCCAAGAATATCGGATATTGATCAAGCCGTTAATAAATTAACAAATATGTTTAATGATTTAAAATTTATAGTTGCTCATGGCCAAATGAATGAAATAGATCTTGAAAATGCAATGATTGCATTTAATAATGGCGAGGTAGACTTGATGATTTGCACAACAATTATTGAAAGCGGATTAGATATACCCAAAGTAAATACAATCATAATTGAAGATTCACATAAATTTGGGCTATCGCAACTCTATCAATTACGAGGAAGAGTCGGGAGAAGTGGGATACAAGCTCATGCATGGTTATTTTATCCAAATTTAAACAACATTAATGAAGCTTCCAAGCAAAGGCTAAAGGCTATAAAAGATTTTTCTGAACTAGGAAGCGGATATCAACTTGCCATGAAAGATATGGAGATAAGAGGAGTTGGAAGTTTATTGGGGGAAGAGCAAAGTGGAAAAGTTAATGCAATTGGATATGATCTATATATTGAAATGTTACACGAAGCAATCTCAGAAATAAATGGTCAGGAAATACCGGAAGTAAAGGATACTCAAGTAGATTTGCCAATTAATGCTTTTATCCCTGCAACTTGGATATTAAACCGAGAAGAGAAACTAGATGCTTATAAAGAAGCTACAGAATGTAATACCCACAAGGAGCTTACAGAGCTGGCAACTGACTGGTCTAATAGATACGGAGTTTTACCCAAACCTGTTGAATCTTTAATACTTTTAATGAAGTTAAAATTATTAGCAAAAAAATGTGGCTTTAATAAAATTAAACTTAAAAAACCTAACATAATAATAGAGACTAGATTAAAAATCTCAACATTTAAACTTATTAAAAAAGCGTTACCAACAAATATTCAAAATAAATTTAGTTTTGAGGAAGATGATCAGTTCTCAAAAATAACAATTAGAGGGATAGGTATTACTGATATACAAAATCAAATTGATCAGTTAATTTATTGGTTAGGTTTATTTGTAAATGAAATAAATAACTTCGATAAAAATACAGTTGAATCCAAAAACTTAAATATTAAATAA
- a CDS encoding TerC family protein: protein MDSAAINSFIPTLDQVDSWSEILTLLPILIILELLLSADNAIALASLTKSLDSPELRSKALNIGITISLLFRIFLILLSNILLKFIIIRIFAGLYLIYLFISNVFLSNETDLQNSDNDKTNINFKFLKIVALLSFTDFAFSIDSITTAVAISDQYILIIFGAIIGVLALRFTSGIFLKLLEKFSRLETAGYIAILIVGIKLLLNTLITETILPDYYFYILILISFLWGLSKREIIT, encoded by the coding sequence ATGGATTCAGCCGCAATAAATTCTTTTATTCCAACGCTAGATCAAGTTGATAGTTGGTCTGAGATTCTTACACTTCTACCAATTTTAATTATTTTAGAATTGCTACTTTCGGCTGACAACGCTATAGCTTTGGCTTCACTCACTAAATCTCTTGATAGTCCAGAATTAAGATCTAAGGCCTTAAATATAGGTATCACTATTTCTTTATTATTTAGAATATTTCTTATTCTATTATCTAATATTCTTCTGAAATTTATCATAATTCGAATTTTTGCAGGACTGTATCTTATTTATTTATTTATTTCAAATGTTTTTTTAAGTAATGAAACCGATTTACAAAATTCTGACAATGACAAAACAAATATTAATTTCAAATTTTTAAAGATTGTAGCTTTGCTATCTTTTACTGATTTTGCTTTTTCAATAGACAGTATTACAACAGCTGTTGCTATAAGTGATCAATATATTCTTATTATTTTTGGAGCAATTATAGGTGTATTAGCATTACGATTTACCTCCGGCATCTTTCTTAAACTTTTAGAGAAATTTTCAAGGCTAGAAACTGCCGGTTATATCGCTATTCTTATTGTTGGGATTAAGCTTCTTCTAAATACATTAATTACAGAGACAATTCTTCCTGATTATTATTTTTATATTTTGATATTAATCTCCTTCCTTTGGGGTTTGTCCAAAAGGGAGATAATAACTTAA
- the fmt gene encoding methionyl-tRNA formyltransferase → MRIIFWGTPEYSVKSLEVLKKSDHEILAVITQPDKKRSRGNKLIASPVKQYAMKEGLPVFTPETLKKNDHFISLLKEFSCDLFVVIAYGKILPKKILDIPKYKSWNAHASLLPRWRGAAPIQWSILEGDDFTGVGIMRMEEGLDTGDVLVEKQIKIEKEDNLQTLTKKLSDLSSELLLKAISKIEQNKNKDINHLLKKQKDLQRKLKYARMINKSDYIIDWANNSTDIYRKINALYPRVSTTFKKKNLKIIKIKILTTDEIQNKNYKIVSDKFKPGYVIGLIENKGIIISTKTDPILLLEAKLEGKNISKQKQLLQQLNPLIGEKFSD, encoded by the coding sequence GTGAGAATTATATTTTGGGGAACTCCTGAATATTCAGTAAAAAGTCTTGAAGTATTAAAAAAATCAGATCATGAAATTTTAGCTGTCATAACGCAGCCAGATAAAAAAAGATCTAGAGGTAATAAATTAATAGCGTCCCCAGTAAAGCAATATGCTATGAAGGAAGGGCTTCCAGTTTTCACACCTGAAACTTTAAAGAAAAATGATCATTTTATAAGTTTACTTAAAGAATTTTCTTGCGATTTGTTTGTTGTTATTGCTTATGGAAAAATATTACCAAAAAAAATATTAGATATTCCTAAATATAAATCATGGAATGCGCATGCATCACTACTTCCAAGATGGAGAGGTGCCGCTCCCATCCAATGGTCAATATTGGAGGGAGATGATTTTACTGGTGTTGGAATAATGAGAATGGAAGAAGGATTAGATACTGGAGATGTATTAGTTGAAAAACAAATCAAAATTGAGAAAGAAGATAATCTTCAGACGTTAACAAAAAAATTAAGTGATTTATCATCAGAATTATTATTAAAAGCGATATCAAAAATAGAGCAAAATAAAAATAAAGATATTAATCATTTACTTAAAAAACAAAAAGATCTTCAAAGAAAATTAAAATATGCAAGAATGATTAACAAATCAGACTACATAATAGATTGGGCAAATAATTCAACTGATATATACAGAAAAATAAATGCCTTATACCCTAGAGTTAGTACAACATTTAAAAAGAAAAATCTAAAAATAATTAAAATAAAAATTCTAACAACAGATGAGATACAGAATAAAAATTATAAAATTGTAAGCGATAAATTTAAACCTGGATACGTTATTGGTCTTATAGAAAACAAAGGTATCATTATATCAACTAAAACTGATCCAATTCTTTTATTAGAGGCAAAACTAGAGGGTAAAAATATATCTAAGCAAAAGCAGCTTTTACAACAATTAAATCCTCTTATAGGAGAAAAATTCTCAGATTAA
- a CDS encoding TldD/PmbA family protein, with the protein MNATEITNQIKHTANILNIDKWDYGASFSNDYSVQVDRGAAKQLKASQKQVITLRVWNKENLVGITTTSDLSETGIKKALKQANIASEFGNKNEFTDFSPLAKDPIQVKEIDKKNPLGIKKLLKILREAESKLIDSHEAIKSIPYNGLSESFYERIYANSDGAFRNYSKSQAALYLYARAEEKDKKPRSSGSVKLGYGVEDIDIESCIKEASKKTIAHLDYSSIKTGKYLVCLSPEAFLTIINAFSSLFNARSIIDGVSLSDKNSIGDMISISALNIYDDGLNDKNISSAPFDGEGTPTKKLSIIKKGKLENFLHSESTAKIFNTIPTGHAGLGSKVSVSPDWLVIERSSDCSELNMSLEHTNYEGEFVYIEELNAIHAGVRASQGSFSLPFEGWIYSNGKKSSIESATVAGDIKYLLRNIVNIENEEELTTSGISPHIWISELSITGDE; encoded by the coding sequence ATGAATGCAACAGAAATAACAAATCAAATAAAACACACAGCAAATATATTAAATATCGATAAATGGGATTACGGAGCTAGTTTTTCTAATGATTATTCTGTTCAAGTTGATAGAGGTGCAGCAAAACAATTAAAAGCTTCTCAAAAACAGGTTATAACGTTGAGAGTTTGGAATAAAGAAAATTTAGTTGGTATAACTACGACAAGTGATTTAAGTGAAACTGGAATCAAAAAAGCCTTAAAACAAGCAAATATTGCCTCAGAATTTGGAAATAAAAATGAATTTACCGATTTTTCTCCATTAGCCAAAGATCCTATACAAGTTAAAGAAATAGATAAAAAGAATCCATTAGGAATTAAAAAGCTACTTAAAATTCTTAGGGAAGCCGAATCGAAACTTATTGACAGTCACGAAGCTATTAAATCTATTCCTTACAATGGTTTGTCAGAAAGTTTTTACGAAAGAATTTATGCCAATAGTGATGGCGCATTTAGAAACTACAGTAAAAGTCAAGCTGCTTTATATTTATATGCCAGAGCAGAAGAAAAAGATAAAAAACCCAGGAGTTCAGGTTCAGTTAAACTTGGTTATGGTGTCGAAGACATTGATATTGAATCATGCATTAAAGAAGCTTCAAAGAAAACAATTGCACATTTAGACTATTCATCAATAAAAACTGGTAAGTATTTAGTTTGTCTATCACCTGAAGCCTTTCTGACAATAATAAATGCCTTTAGTTCACTCTTCAATGCAAGAAGCATTATTGATGGTGTAAGTCTTTCAGATAAAAACTCCATAGGCGACATGATTTCAATCTCAGCTTTGAATATCTATGATGATGGACTTAATGATAAAAATATATCTTCAGCACCATTCGATGGTGAAGGCACTCCAACAAAAAAACTGAGCATAATTAAAAAAGGTAAATTAGAAAACTTTCTACATTCTGAATCGACAGCAAAAATTTTTAATACCATACCTACTGGTCATGCAGGTCTTGGTTCAAAAGTATCGGTTTCTCCAGATTGGCTAGTAATTGAAAGATCAAGCGATTGTTCGGAACTAAATATGTCATTGGAGCATACAAATTATGAAGGAGAGTTTGTATATATTGAAGAATTGAATGCTATTCATGCAGGAGTAAGAGCCAGTCAAGGATCCTTTTCTCTTCCTTTCGAGGGATGGATTTATAGTAATGGGAAAAAATCCTCAATTGAGTCTGCGACTGTAGCAGGGGATATAAAATATCTTCTTAGAAATATAGTTAATATTGAAAATGAAGAAGAATTAACTACAAGTGGAATTTCCCCACATATTTGGATTAGTGAATTATCAATAACTGGAGACGAGTGA
- a CDS encoding TldD/PmbA family protein, giving the protein MVSSIINTSEIKFGECNKKLLEEVIFYGISLGADFVELFIENSDNSSVLAEEDFITSVSPSFGKGAGIRIFKDKRDGFVSTNDLSKHGLMRSISQAIEMLDITEKTNNSIFNGLNKLKDYSKSKINWINEVPTIYEISEKLLLSTKCLKKDNKVVVRKGSYSRNWQEVIIASSDGTYATDIRLHQTVGLNLIANDAQYRSNGSRRFGSHGIPNEFRLWDHEKAANEVYESSLNMLYADYVQAGQMPVVLANKFGGVIFHEACGHLLETTQIERGTTPFSDKLNKKIAHESVTAIDEGLSEGSFGSLSIDDEGMEPEKSILIKNGILKKFLSDRAGELRTGHKRTGSGRRQNYSFAAASRMRNTYIAKGEFTKEELINSIADGLYCKSMGGGSVGATGQFNFAVEEGYLIKNGKLTKPVKGATLIGDAKEVMPKISMCGNDLELAPGFCGSVSGSVNVTVGQPHIKVDSITVGGR; this is encoded by the coding sequence ATGGTATCTTCGATTATTAACACTAGTGAAATTAAATTTGGAGAATGTAATAAAAAACTTCTAGAAGAAGTTATTTTCTATGGAATATCACTTGGTGCTGATTTTGTAGAATTGTTTATTGAAAATTCGGATAATTCAAGTGTTCTTGCAGAAGAAGATTTTATTACAAGTGTTAGTCCATCATTTGGTAAAGGAGCAGGTATAAGAATATTTAAAGATAAAAGAGATGGTTTTGTTAGCACGAACGACTTATCAAAACATGGATTAATGAGATCAATTTCTCAAGCTATTGAAATGTTAGATATAACTGAAAAAACAAATAATTCTATATTCAATGGACTTAATAAACTAAAGGATTACAGTAAGTCAAAAATCAATTGGATTAATGAAGTACCTACAATATACGAAATAAGTGAAAAATTATTACTCAGCACAAAGTGTCTAAAAAAGGACAACAAAGTTGTTGTGAGGAAAGGGAGCTACTCAAGAAATTGGCAAGAAGTAATAATAGCTTCAAGTGACGGAACTTACGCTACTGATATTAGATTACATCAAACAGTAGGACTTAACTTAATTGCTAATGATGCTCAATATCGATCGAACGGCAGTAGAAGATTTGGATCACACGGAATTCCTAATGAATTTAGATTATGGGACCATGAAAAAGCAGCAAATGAAGTATATGAGAGTTCATTGAATATGTTGTATGCAGACTATGTACAAGCTGGACAAATGCCAGTTGTTTTAGCTAATAAATTTGGTGGTGTAATATTTCATGAGGCCTGTGGTCATTTACTCGAAACAACACAGATTGAACGCGGAACAACTCCATTTAGCGATAAGTTAAATAAAAAAATTGCTCATGAATCAGTTACGGCTATAGATGAAGGCCTCTCAGAAGGATCCTTTGGATCATTATCCATTGATGATGAAGGAATGGAACCTGAGAAATCAATTCTTATTAAGAATGGAATTTTAAAGAAATTTCTTTCTGATAGAGCAGGTGAACTAAGAACTGGTCACAAAAGAACTGGTAGTGGTAGAAGGCAAAACTATTCATTTGCTGCTGCATCAAGAATGAGAAATACATATATAGCTAAAGGTGAATTCACAAAGGAAGAATTAATAAATAGTATTGCTGATGGGCTTTACTGTAAATCTATGGGAGGTGGAAGTGTAGGGGCGACAGGTCAATTTAATTTTGCTGTTGAGGAAGGTTATTTAATAAAGAATGGAAAATTAACTAAACCTGTTAAAGGAGCCACATTGATAGGGGACGCGAAAGAAGTCATGCCAAAAATATCTATGTGTGGAAATGATTTAGAGTTAGCACCAGGTTTTTGTGGCTCAGTAAGCGGAAGCGTAAATGTAACAGTCGGTCAGCCACATATAAAAGTTGATTCAATAACTGTAGGAGGTAGATAA
- the acsF gene encoding magnesium-protoporphyrin IX monomethyl ester (oxidative) cyclase: MPQQTITTNNRKSINRGKDIAKDTILTPNFYTTDFEAMEKMDLSINEEELEAICEEFRKDYNRHHFVRNKEFEGAADKLDPETRELFVDFLEGSCTSEFSGFLLYKELSKRIKDKNPLLAECFAHMARDEARHAGFLNKSMNDFGLQLDLGFLTANKDYTYFAPRAIFYATYISEKIGYWRYIAIFRHLEKNPGGKIFPLFNFFENWCQDENRHGDFFDALMKAQPRTVKSLSHKFEIFGYTFKHPIFDYYHRFRYFLNNHPIVSKLWSRFFLLAVFATMYIRDLGTKKDFYGALGLNAREYDQFVINKTNETSARVFPVVLNVYDESFYKRLDKIVENGTLLSAIDKRNNSNLIKVISKLPIFISNGYQLIRLYLLKPLESNDFQPSIR; encoded by the coding sequence ATGCCTCAACAAACAATTACAACAAATAATAGAAAATCGATTAATAGGGGAAAGGATATCGCAAAGGATACAATATTGACCCCAAATTTTTATACGACCGATTTTGAAGCTATGGAAAAAATGGATTTATCCATTAATGAAGAAGAACTTGAAGCAATATGTGAAGAATTTAGAAAAGATTATAATAGACATCACTTTGTAAGAAATAAGGAGTTTGAGGGTGCTGCAGATAAACTAGATCCTGAAACTAGAGAACTTTTTGTTGATTTTCTTGAAGGAAGTTGCACTTCAGAATTTTCAGGCTTCCTATTGTATAAAGAATTAAGTAAAAGAATAAAAGATAAGAACCCACTTCTTGCAGAATGTTTCGCTCATATGGCTAGAGACGAAGCAAGACATGCAGGATTCTTGAATAAATCCATGAATGACTTTGGTTTACAGTTGGATTTAGGTTTTCTTACAGCCAACAAAGATTATACATATTTTGCTCCTAGAGCAATTTTTTACGCTACCTACATATCTGAAAAAATTGGATATTGGAGATATATAGCAATTTTCAGACACCTCGAAAAAAACCCTGGTGGTAAGATCTTCCCTCTTTTTAATTTTTTTGAAAATTGGTGTCAAGATGAAAATAGACATGGGGATTTCTTTGATGCATTAATGAAAGCACAACCCCGAACAGTAAAAAGTTTAAGTCATAAGTTTGAGATCTTCGGTTATACCTTTAAACATCCGATTTTTGATTACTACCATAGATTTAGATATTTTTTAAATAATCATCCTATAGTTTCAAAATTATGGTCTAGATTCTTTCTACTAGCTGTTTTTGCAACAATGTATATAAGAGATCTTGGAACAAAAAAAGATTTTTATGGAGCACTAGGATTAAACGCTAGAGAATATGACCAGTTTGTTATTAACAAAACAAATGAAACCTCAGCCAGAGTATTTCCCGTTGTTTTAAATGTTTATGATGAATCTTTTTACAAAAGATTAGACAAAATAGTTGAGAATGGTACTCTCTTATCAGCCATAGATAAAAGAAATAATTCAAATTTAATTAAAGTTATTTCTAAATTACCTATCTTTATTTCAAACGGTTATCAACTGATAAGACTATACTTATTAAAACCTCTTGAAAGCAACGATTTTCAACCATCAATAAGATAA
- a CDS encoding DUF2996 domain-containing protein, which produces MEENVDSIGDSYINEKDTFKKDNKNTNKEKVAKEKSNEVNKEINEEKVAKENSNEVNIEINEEKISEENSKEVNKDINKEKVAKEKSNEVNKEINEEKVAKENSNEVNIEINEEKVAKEKSNEVNKEINEEKISEENSKEVNKDINKEKVSKENSKEVNKDINKEKVAKENSKEVNKDINKEKVAEENLKPLKIKPKKEIPIEKKPFKEFINEHLLPSIIQEFKLRGFEVKEINLKNTSRPIAGDKCWVVFCEIKDICNFWLSFEKEDISSSKSISLCKSNQKPSVIESFLIDEKRITLKLIISRILQRLNGQKLIGIN; this is translated from the coding sequence ATGGAAGAAAATGTAGATTCTATAGGAGATAGTTATATTAATGAAAAAGATACTTTTAAAAAGGATAACAAGAATACTAATAAAGAAAAAGTTGCCAAAGAAAAATCAAATGAAGTAAACAAAGAAATTAATGAAGAAAAAGTTGCAAAAGAAAATTCAAATGAAGTTAACATAGAAATTAATGAAGAAAAAATTTCAGAGGAGAATTCAAAAGAAGTAAACAAAGATATTAATAAAGAAAAAGTTGCCAAAGAAAAATCAAATGAAGTTAACAAAGAAATTAATGAAGAAAAAGTTGCAAAAGAAAATTCAAATGAAGTTAACATAGAAATTAATGAAGAAAAAGTTGCCAAAGAAAAATCAAATGAAGTAAACAAAGAAATTAATGAAGAAAAAATTTCAGAGGAGAATTCAAAAGAAGTAAACAAAGATATTAATAAAGAAAAAGTTTCCAAAGAAAATTCAAAAGAAGTAAACAAAGATATTAATAAAGAAAAAGTTGCAAAAGAAAATTCAAAAGAAGTAAACAAAGATATTAATAAAGAAAAAGTTGCAGAGGAAAATTTAAAACCTTTAAAAATAAAGCCAAAAAAGGAAATTCCTATTGAAAAAAAACCTTTTAAAGAATTTATTAATGAACATTTACTACCTTCAATAATTCAGGAATTTAAATTAAGAGGATTTGAAGTTAAAGAAATTAATCTAAAAAACACATCAAGACCAATTGCTGGAGATAAATGTTGGGTTGTTTTCTGCGAAATAAAAGACATATGTAATTTCTGGCTATCCTTTGAGAAAGAAGACATAAGCTCATCAAAAAGTATTTCGTTATGTAAATCTAATCAAAAACCAAGTGTGATTGAATCATTTTTAATAGATGAAAAAAGAATAACTCTCAAATTAATCATTTCTAGAATTCTGCAAAGATTAAATGGTCAGAAATTAATTGGGATTAATTAA